catttttatgttttatttaatttttattttaataacacatttccacataagctttctgaagttatattattcatattatctcccttttGTCTTCAttccccctcctagagctgacaaggaattcaatctgtgttatacatttattatcaccCAAAACAGTGGTCCATAGTATtcctttttgtaagtgaataattttataaaaacaaaacaaaaccccaaatcatattcccaaataaataagtgataaatcacatgtttttatctgcatttatactctGACAgagctttctctggaggtggatagtattggttttaataagtccctcagaattgttctagatcattgtacTATTgttagcaaagtctatcacatttgagtGTCCCACAATTTTGTAATTACTGTGTATAACATTgtgctggttctgcttatttcactctgcatcaattcatgtaggtctttccagttcttatagaaatccatcaattcatcaatttttatagtacaatagtactccatcaccatcatacaccatactttgttcagcaattccccaattgagggacatctctttagtttccaattctttataaccacaaaaagtgctactatgaatatttttgtacaaacaggtcctttcccatgtctttatctctttgggatacagacccagtagcaATATTGGTAGAACAGAAGGTATgctttcttttaaagtcctttgggtataattccaaattgccctccagaatagttgaatcaattcacaactccatcagcaaagCATTACTATTCCAAAaattgtttcatatatatatatgtatatatatatattttttttttactgtcatattggtcaattttctaggtgtaaggtgacacctcagagttggtttttttttttaaaccctcaccttccatcttggagtcaatactgtgtattggctccaaggcagaagagtggtaagggctaggcaatggggatcaagtgacttgcccagggtcacacagctgggacgtgtctgaggccagatttgaacctaggacctcccatctctaggactggctctcaatccactgagctacccagctgccccaccctcagagttgttttaatttgcatttctctaataaaaaagagatttagaacattttatatgattattgatagctttgatttctttatcagaaaactgcctttcatatcctttgcccatttatcaatggtTGGACTTAAAGTATATGACATAATGTGGCTCAAGTCAAAagtatatttaccaaaatagaggggaaacaataaagtagagaaatgtgaaagaggttagagaaaatgcCTATACTACTCCTCAGCCAGGAGTGCTGGTAATGAGTAACCAAGTGGCCTCCTATAAGATGGAAGCCAGTCTCTtgggaaactaggaagggagtctgccttttcactcacccaacaaagtagtccaggagtcagagtctaagttgaagtcaggatGCACTCTCCAATGAAGTTCCCTCagagactatctccaggagacactcttCACTAGATTGACTTAAgtattttgtggcttttatggtgttctcctgtctcctcccctcttgacaggggccaatcacagcttccaaattatctagcactgcccagagggcagtatTTTTGGCAACTAGTTTTCACCTTCTGGGGGTGTGTGAATACTCATAGTtgctgagggtgtgaactcttagaAGTTACTGAGGGAGTTTCTGAGAATGTTAACTGTGTGAAGTTTCATattgtttgagttagaaaaaagggtggagctctccaagtatcttgatggcttctcacctagcactagggTAGGGTGTGAATTCGCTAAGTGGTTTATAAGCtcttccacctagttcaagcttttgttgattcaaattTAGTGTTAACACTAcctagacaaagagaataaaggattccattttcacaagtgtgaactcaaagaacaaagagaaccaagaatttcctgtTACAGGATATATTGAAATCGTGATTGGACAGAAAGGGGTCCTATGCTGGTACTTAGTGCCCAActttgaaaattacctattcaggTAGGGGTCTTCAGATCCCACCACTGCCACCAGATATGGCAAGCCCAAATAAAGAGGACTACTGATGAGGCAATAACAAGGGTCTTTGATCGGGATAATGACGTTCCAGGCCACCACAGAATGTGCAAATATAGGAATGTCCACTCTGAGGTGGAAGGAGCTGTTTTAAAATACTCTACAACAGAGAGATGTGATTAGGAGGGTGTGGCAATGGGAAAGAGTAGTGAATGTCTGCTGAGTTCTCAGGTTCTAGGAGTGATAACTTTCCAGAGATATCCCAAGATCTGTTCCAACCGTGAGGTGAGGGAGGTCAAGGTAAGCAGcaaaatgttatcaaaattattattatcagaaGGGGATAAGTTCAGCACTCAAACCCAGTTCTCAAATCTAATGACTTAAAAGTGTTGGCAAAGTTGTTAAGATGTTACTATCCTCAATATTTCTAaagagtttttctttaaaaaaaaattgatctcaGTCTTTAAGAATTAAATCTATAACTCAAGAGGATCAAAGAAGAGATCACTTTTACATAAGAAATCATTTATCCTATCACAGGTGGCTTTAAAACAGCTGAAAAAAATGTAGATGGAACTTGCTTCCTTATCACAAGCTGGTCTATAATGGGAGCTGATTTAGAAACTTTCCCACTCTAGTTAGGTGTAAATCTAGCTCTTCAACTTGTGAATCTCAAAGCTCAGGTTTAGGCAGAACAAGATCTTATCACCAGCAGAAGTGAATTCACACCTCTTTGCATTTGATTTAATCAAAGGAGGCTGGATTAAGCACTCTAAACCACCACTGTTAAACATTTCTCCCTCTAGGAATGTATTTGGTGGACTGATTTTTGGTACAGTAGGAATTATGGAATTTCATCTGATGATGGCTGGGCAGTCTCTGAGAGGTGTCTGGGCCCTGGGGCTTTACTGGGGAGAGGCTTATTAAGGAGCCACTTCAGTGAGCCTGCCTTGAAGGgcaaaaggcagagaaaaacTGGCCTGGGGATGAAAAAGAACTTGGATAGCTCAGTCTGCAGCTAGGGTCTCCTGATAGGATTTCGTCCCTACAGACCCAGAGGTGCTTCACAGGGTCAGGTGTATTATTATTCTTAAATGCAGAATTTACAttatttttgagagaaatttcaagatAAGAAATATTCTACCTcttcaaatccagaaagtgaactgtttagagaaggtgccatgaagatgcctggacagaccacacactgcactagaagatccagagtgaattttgggatgtggtgatttgaactgtgtggggttgaatgcatttgctttgtatgtatactcttatgtccAAGGGGGCTGCCCCCTCATTGGCCTTTTGTCAATGTTCATAGAAATCATTGTATTTGTTCTTTTACCCTGTTATTCCcaatttattgtaatttaaaaattggctttgtttacaagatccattggagagaccagtcttccaccaGATCTCAGGGGGAATATGGTAACCTAAGAACTGCATTCTCTGAATTACCTGGTGACATAAACAGGGAGATATATTGGGTGAGGTTCCTGGTCTCATTCTTTGCTTCCTATTGGTGACTGTGGTGGAGTTCGGGGCtattgaacaggtagattagtcaTGGGcacatagttttattttgttaccttttttattcctttgcttctaatgataattaataaatctcttataatatttgaaattattgatGGCTAATTTTACAATGATAATACATATTTGCCATaatgttttaattattacatattttaatttttatacaggGGAGTAGAAATTAAGGTGTCAGGGCCCTGGAACCCCTAAGGTAGTGAGGCAGCTTTAGGGATCTTGTTCCTGTTCTTCTCAGTGTTCCACCCCCTCTACCTAAGCTAATGCTGGAGGCACATGGAGGCTCAGAAGGAGCCTTGGTGACTAAAAAAATTGACTCCCAGGAGCAAGATAATATCCTTTAAAAGGCAAGAGACTGCTGAGATTTGGGTTGTACCTGCTTTGGGTCAGGAGTTCTATGTGGTCACTGCCTGGCAATCAGAGCTTGTTAGCTTCCAAAACCTGGCTctgctttggggaaaaaaagactaaaactaAGCTTACTACCCTTCCCCAATACTCAATCCCTTCTCACAAAGCCTTTTGGTTCAGAGCTCTGGCCTCTCTCAGCTGTGGCTTGGCTCTGGTCAGCTTCTTGGTGTTTTTTGACTAATATGATGATTTAGTTTATAACAAATTGATTTAAGAGTAGTTCAGAgagtaaaaagtgaaaaaagtgaggaaaatgagaGTCCTTATCCCATTTTGTGGTCACCCAACTGTAATAACTACATTTATGAGGTTGGTAGCAGCTTAATAACTTAATTAAATCGaagtagtagtgatagtagtagagagagggaaaggtaggagatAGGTAGAGAGGTCCTTAGCTTTCTAATCTGCTAACACCATTTGGGCCTCTAGctaaaactctgacaaaggtccattCTGCAATCCACACTCATGCCAAAGATGTTTACTTCCTGCTGGGTCTCcccttataagctcttttctcaatcctctagTTCTCatatgtcacatctcaggaaccaatcatcatttcttaatttgcctgggccacccaggGGGGCAATGtctgtgggatcagtttccccTCTTGTTGGCTCCTTAACTTCCTTTGTCCGAGTGCttgtctatacctgaatttactcagtggtatttTACCTCCAGATCACTGAGAGATGACACTAAAGAGATGATGTTGGATAGAGAAATTTGCTTGAGACAGCAGTAAGGGATGAGCAATTtatgaggccaggtttgaacccaggacctcacttttccaggcctggctctctatccacagaaccaccAAGCTACTCCTGGAAAAGagcttctttccctccccactcactATCTTTATACCATTGCTCTACTAGCTTCTAATAAAGCTTGTTCCCTCCAAGGGGAGTAGGCTCAAGCTGCCAAATTCCTTGAATGAGACCCTAATTTTAGTGTTCCAGCATCAATATTATTTGGGAAATAACATCATATATAATTGACttaattttgtttactttttaagaGAGACAATTGTGGATGGGGGCATTTTACCATTTGGCATAAGGCAAAGTATTATGAAAAatatatggatgaggaaacatgTTCATTATGTGAAAATAGTGCCTAACATGAATGTGTGATCATCAATTGTATTGGAactatttttagaaaaatgaCCTCTTCTTTGGTTCTCAGGAGTTTTGGTTGACTTGTTGAAGACTGATGTTAATGTGTTTTGAAAGAATTCTTTAGACATATGGAAGCTAGCGAGATGTTATCAACCCTGCTTTGAGATTCACTAGTTTGAAGTAATTaggtttgagatctagtactgagTTTTTTAATTCCAGTAGTAGTCTAACAGCTGAGCAGAGTGTCAATATTTTAAGTCTTGGAGATCTAGCCCAATGCTCAGGTTACAGGACAGTGATTTAATTTTAGTTGAGAAATAGCAATTATAAAGTGTGAGATTCAATATATATCCCTAATATCCTAAAAATGTTCTCAAGTTTTGACTCCTTAATAAATTGTGCACAAGGTTAGATCAGCACCCAGTATTGTGTTTATTTAACCTATCAGGGGCATTTTTAAGAAGCTCTTTtttaggggcagccaggtggctcaatggatagagagcaaaGCCTGGATGATCTTAAATGCTCCATTCTATTTTAGATGTGACTATTATATACAGCCCTTTCCCTTTTTACTGtgcaaaaataagtaaaaatacttattaactcTATGCTCtatgagaactctaaaagattTCAAGTAGGTCTACACAAAATCATCATCAGAACAAATTCCTTAAAGCTTTTCTatataagagttaaaatagttgtggCCATAAATTGtggtagataaaagagtggatgagtaaattgtgaccgcaatgatatgttttcaagacagtgtcttgtttttaaatcaaatataataaagtggtcaccagggaaaaattcccaaattattaaatatatgaaagtcagctgggttttatagagattttaattaatacaaatgaggaattaaagaaagtgagagagaataagaaaggaataagtatgaagggccttagccgaaaggtctagacctgagtcttaagagagagatcagtcagtctttaatcactcaccacaagatctgtccaagcaagaatatagaaaCCAGTTCAGCCACCCATCCTTCTCCatagagagattcttctgactgtgttgagactcagcttttcctctccttataaagggaattttctcctatgtctcctcccctaagttctcccatctaccaatcacagtagacattttccaaaggacagaccattcttagttcacacctaaaaaggcttaaattttttattaagttcacaccaggaaacctctgagtaagtttctcacctctttgatccttgtaaattcacatgttgtctgacctttataggtacttagcacccatttgtattagatataagaataggcacagcttaagaacttttgtcttactataagtatgggtttaagtatctttcattgttccgCAATGAGTtccttcccctaaagcaggcttaagtaggggtggaatagaggtcttcacattcctgatctaagttccttcattgtttaaaatggggaatggtcttaaccttaaccttatgaagtagggtctgagaatttttaaggttcacatctACCTGAACCAAAAATCAGCCTACCACCTAGATTCTTAGAGGGAGAATTTTTGTTTAACAGTAGTGGCTTATGGTGCCCAGTTCAGCCTCCTTAGATTTGACCTAATGAAAACAGGTGTGAATTCATTTCTGCTGGTGATAAGATCTTGGAATGCCTAAACTGGAATTTTGAGATTCACAAGTTGAAAAGCTAGCTTTGCACCTAACTAAAGAGGGAAATGTTATAAATCAGCTCCCATAATATATCAGCTTATGATAAGGAATCAAAGTTCCAACTAAATGTGTTCAACTGTGTTAAAGCCACAATTGGGGTGGGGGATGGAGGATAGCTgggtagctggatagctcagtggattgagagtcaggcctagagaggtcctaggttcaaatctgccctcagacacttcccacctatgtgaccctgggtaagttacttaacccccattgcctagcccttatcactcttctgccttggaaccaatacaaagtttAGACttcaagacaggaggtaagggtttaaatcaatcaataaataaagccACCAGCAATATGTtgagttatttccttttttaaagtgactttttctttgattttcttgagttagagatttaattcttaaaaactaatctgttcaaattttattttcataatacaGAGGATGGTAAGGTCTTATAACACTGCTAACAGTTTGAGGTCATTGGTTTGAGAAATAGGCCTGAGTGGTGAACTTAGGCATCAGATTGTTAAGTGCAATTATTAGAAGGAACAATCTGGACCTCTTTGACCTAAAGGTAGGGACTGGACTTGGGTTATCTCTAGAAAGTTAACACCCTTTGAACCTGTGATCTCATCAGATGTTAGCCACTCCTCCCCATTGCCACTCCCTCCTATTCACACCTCACTGTTGTAGAATATTTAAACCAGCTCCTACCTCAGAGTGGACAATCCTGAACTCCCACCTTTCAAGGTGACCTGGGACTGCAGTTCTCCCCTGAACAAAAACTCTTCTTATTGCTACTTTGGTAGTCCTCTTTATTTGGGATTGCCATATCTGGAggtagaggtgggatttgaagtcTCCTACCTAGCCAGCCACTGTTTTCAACCTTGGGAAATAGGTACCAACACAGAAGTCCTTCGTGTTCAGTCAGAATTCCATTCTACTGCCTAATTTGGGGAAGtcagtctctcagtttctccaaaCTCACATCTCTTTTTCAGTTAAACTCTTGGCCCTTTGATTGAGGGTTTTCATAGCCTTTGGCAATTTGTATCCCTTCCCACAGTAGATAGTACATCAAGATGAATTCCTTGACCAAGGTGAAGCTCATCAGTGAGCTAAATGAACGGGAAGTGGAGCTTGGAGTTGCGGAGAAGGTATCCTGGCATGCTGAGTACAAAGATAGTGCCTGGGTCTTTGTTGGAGGGCTCCCATATGAATTGACTGAAGGGGACATCATCTGTGTGTTTTCACAATATGGGGAAATTGTTAACATCAACCTTGTACGagataagaagactagaaaatcCAAAGGCTTCTGTTTTCTTTGCTATGAGGATCAGAGAAGCACTATTTTGGCTGTGGACAATTTTAATGGGATAAAGATAAGAGGAAGAACTATCCGAGTGGACCATGTGGCTAATTATAGGCCCCCTCAGGATTCCAGGCATGTGGGTGATGTGGTCAGAAGCATTCAAGAAAAGGGCTGTGGGGTTAAAACTCCATCCCCTGCTTTTCCTGAATCCTCTGAAGATGAGAGGCCTTTGAGGAAGCATAAAAAggccaaaaaagaggaaaaaatgaaggagaatgatgaatatgaaaggAGTTGCAGTAACAGGGAAACCAGGTCAGCCAAATTCCATAAGgagaaacctggaaaaaaaaCCAAGAGTTAAAGTCTGGGCACAATGATCATTCTAAACATCAGCGAAAAAGAGACCTATCCAAAAGCTACAAATCAGTAAAATCCCAAAACACAGATCCAGGAGCCCTTCCAGAAGATGGTCTGACAGCTCTCAGCAGgatgaaagtctttttttttcttatacagaatataaaatttatacGGTTTATGCATTATTAATTTAACAATGTATACTTCTAAAACATTAATTACAGCAGTTATGTCAATGACATTAATCCACATGGGGTATTTAGCCATCCAAATAAATATTTCAACAAAGCAACAACTGATTTTGGACTTGATATATCAAGATTTAATCATTGCTAAAACTAAAACTACTTGCTATATTGAGATTCATctaaatgttcaagccccattgGCTGTTACTAAGCTCAActgttttaaagataaataaaaagccCAGCAGATAatccaattctcttttctctttttaatttagtCTTGTTTGTACTAGGACTCAAGAACAACGCAGCAGGGGTACCTTAAcctatttgcaaaaatataattaacataGAATTTTAATAAAAGCAAATGGTTCCCTCTGCTTCCTGTAATGAACAGCTTATAGATGTCATAGGAAAATAAAGCTACCATAAACCTAAAGACTTTCAGGTACTGCTTTGTATTAACGGAGTCAAAGATCATaaattctcaaagaaaataaggaatataAAAGAAGTTTGCCTTTCAAAGGTTTAAAATGAAATCTCATTCCTAGGTTCTCCACCTACAACCATTCTTCAGCAGTATGTCCTAAGTTTAAAAGTGGGGACAGACTAATCTGGTGAGACTATTTTTGAAGTTTAgcttttcttttatacttttaaaactgGAAACCATATCAATCAAATGCAATGTTTTACTAATCTAGATTGAAAGGATTCTAAattggggaaaggaagaataaagCTTACTACTCTTCCAGTAACTATAGGATCATCAGGTATAAAGCAAGCAACTAGGAAAGAACATTAAGGAATTTTAACTTCGAAGGCACTTTCTACAAGAAAGCATAAAAAGccaaaataatatctgtaaaaaacACTGCTACATTTTCTAATCAGAACAGTGAGATCCAAAAAAGGACTTTCAGAAAAGCTAATATTTATCTTAAATATTACTGGATGACAAATTTAAATTGTTTGTATTATGAAAAAACTAAAATGATCATAAAGAAGCAAGTACTCTATTAATGTAAACTATGATTTTACCATTAATTGAGAACATTGTTTCCAATTCATGAATAAATATATCatgggaaaatataatttttttttgtattttaaaaatggaaaagatgacaAGAGGGAAAAAAGTCCAAGTTTCCAATTTTCACTAATATCTAAAAATCAATGGATTTTTAATATAACTCATTAAATGGGACCACAAAATCCCAACAATTTGTTTATAAACAAACACCTATTAAAGACATTTCATGCATATGATAAAATCCATTCATGTACTGATGTCAAGGATATTTCCTGCGTATATTTCAATAACTATATATTTTCATAGTCTCTACCATTTAAGCAtatttcaaattgattatatattatacatattatttatacaAACTATGTTATATACACTAATAACAAAAGATGACTACAGACTATACTTATCTTGGTGCTTTCTTAAAGAATATGCAGCCTTTATCTTTactcctatttttttcttcctgatccTAAAATTTTCATTTGGATATTAAAAGTGCCTTTCTATCCTAATttatctgagttcaaaatcttctATAATA
This sequence is a window from Monodelphis domestica isolate mMonDom1 chromosome 3, mMonDom1.pri, whole genome shotgun sequence. Protein-coding genes within it:
- the LOC100027506 gene encoding RNA-binding motif protein, X-linked 2-like → MNSLTKVKLISELNEREVELGVAEKVSWHAEYKDSAWVFVGGLPYELTEGDIICVFSQYGEIVNINLVRDKKTRKSKGFCFLCYEDQRSTILAVDNFNGIKIRGRTIRVDHVANYRPPQDSRHVGDVVRSIQEKGCGVKTPSPAFPESSEDERPLRKHKKAKKEEKMKENDEYERSCSNRETRSAKFHKEKPGKKTKS